The genomic segment CCCGGTCACGCCGCGTGAGCCCGTCAAGCTCGTCGAGCAGCGCAGCGTGCCTGTCGCGGTGAAGGCGCGTGTGGTTCTTCCCAAGCCGCAGGCCACCCGCCTGCCGCACCGCGCGCATTCACGTACGCAGATCCGCCGCACCCAGGAACCCGATCCCAGCGTGGTGGTGGTGGAGCGTGGCGACTCGCTGTGGCGCATCGCCGAGGACCTGTTCGGCGACGGCCGCCTCTGGACGGCGTTGTGGCACGCCAATCCCGATGTCAGCAATCCGAACCGCATTTATGTCGGACAGACGCTGCGCGTGCCCGCTCCCGCCCAGCTCGCGCAACTCCGGTTGAAGCTCCACAAGAGCGCTGCGCACGCGCGCACCGCCATCCCGGCACCCGCGCCCGCAGCTTCCGCCGCCCATGCCGCTCCGGCGAGTGCCGCCCAGCTCCAGGCCCCCGCCCAGCCCGCCTCAAATCCGCGGCGGTGATGCCCGTCACTGCGCTGCGGCGCAGTTCTGCGACACCCTATCAGGGACGCCGTCGTTCCGGCCGTGGAGTCTCCGTTGGTAAGAACCATCATCGAGCCGTTCCGCATCAAGAGCGTGGAGCCGATCCGCTGGACCACGCGCGCGCAACGCGAGCAACTGTTGCGCGACGCGCACTACAACCTCTTCCTTCTATCGGCTGACGATGTATTGATCGACCTGCTCACCGACTCGGGCACCGGCGCCATGTCCACCTACCAGTGGGCCGCCATCATGGAAGGCGACGAGAGTTACGCGGGCAGC from the Terriglobales bacterium genome contains:
- a CDS encoding LysM peptidoglycan-binding domain-containing protein, producing the protein PVTPREPVKLVEQRSVPVAVKARVVLPKPQATRLPHRAHSRTQIRRTQEPDPSVVVVERGDSLWRIAEDLFGDGRLWTALWHANPDVSNPNRIYVGQTLRVPAPAQLAQLRLKLHKSAAHARTAIPAPAPAASAAHAAPASAAQLQAPAQPASNPRR